The genomic region GCGCAGGACGGTGCCGATTTCGAATTGCATTATTGCGCCCGTACCGAAGAGCGCGCGGCGTTCGTGCAGCGTCTCAAGACGTCCCCCTTTGCCAAGCGGGTGTTCCTGCATTTCGATGAGCAGCCCCATACGGTATTGAATACCGCCCAGGTGCTGGCAGGTCCCGACGACAACGTGCACCTGTATGTCTGCGGTCCGGGCGGCTTCATGCAACATGTGCTCGATAGCGCTCGCGCCCTGGGTTGGCAGGAGGACTGCCTGCATCGCGAGTATTTCTCGGCGGCGCCGGTGGACAGCAACCTGGATGGGGGCTTTTCGGTGAAGCTCAACAGCAGCGGTCAGGTCTTCGAAATACCCGCCGACAAAACGGTGGTCCAGGTCCTGGAAAGCCACGGTATCGAGATCGCCGTGTCGTGCGAGCAAGGGATTTGCGGCACTTGCCTGACCCGTGTGCTGGAAGGGATACCGGAACACCGCGACCTGTTCCTCACCGAGCAGGAACAGGCCCTCAACGACCAGTTCACACCCTGCTGCTCACGCGCGAAAACCCCACTGCTGGTGCTGGACCTCTGACAGGCCTCACAGCGTGGGCAAAATAACCTTCATCCGGGCGCTGGCCGTGGCTGAACTGAAGATCTCGGCATAACGCAAGGTGGCGTTGGCGTGCTCGCGCATGATCGCTTCGGCCCGCGCGCCCTGGCGATTGACCAGGGCATCAAAGGCCGAGTGATGCTGCA from Pseudomonas asplenii harbors:
- a CDS encoding PDR/VanB family oxidoreductase, whose amino-acid sequence is MIDVVVVSRNNEAQDICSYELASVDGSPLPAFSAGAHIDVHLPDGLIRQYSLCNHPQERHRYLIGVLKDPASRGGSHSLHAQIHPGTRLTISEPRNLFPLAPQARRSLLFAGGIGITPILCMAERLAQDGADFELHYCARTEERAAFVQRLKTSPFAKRVFLHFDEQPHTVLNTAQVLAGPDDNVHLYVCGPGGFMQHVLDSARALGWQEDCLHREYFSAAPVDSNLDGGFSVKLNSSGQVFEIPADKTVVQVLESHGIEIAVSCEQGICGTCLTRVLEGIPEHRDLFLTEQEQALNDQFTPCCSRAKTPLLVLDL